In a genomic window of Chryseobacterium sp. G0162:
- a CDS encoding CocE/NonD family hydrolase, producing the protein MKTHISVVFILLFILGKAQNTEQKDNFVKDNFTKKEFYIPMRDGVKLFTAVYIPKDISTKNKYPFLMQRTCYSIAPYDENEYKTKVGPNTYLMKDKYIFVYQDVRGRYMSEGTFTNMTPQVERKTKKDVDESTDTYDTIDWLLKNVKDNNGKVGQFGTSYPGFYTAVGTLAQHPALVASSPQAPISDFWNDDFLHNGRFMLGYFRTFPVFGVQKTKPEQKAWYMDSFIKQTSEDGLKFYRDMGTLKDGYEKYYKNNFFMTEIMNHTNYDEFWQKRGLLPHLKNINHAVMTVGGWFDAEDLSGPLNIYKTIEKTSPKAKNTIVMGPFSHGGWSQEQGKHFHSETYFGDSIATYYQKNVETKFFNHYLKGNTKEDAGLPEALMYDTGAKQWKEFTSYPPKNAQKVNFYLSDKTLKNTSGQGYSEYYSDPNNPVLSSDHLKDFNGFTPKNYMSEDQRFAVGRPDVLTFTTDVLTEDMTFAGEIMAKLNISSSSTDADFAVKLIDVYPEDFKPAEKKDGVIYGNYHQMVRSEIMPARFRNTKEKGEALVPDQKTAVNFRLQDVVHTFKKGHKIQIQISSTWFPLFALNPQKFMDNPNFASKEDYTKAFIKIYGDSSIEAEILK; encoded by the coding sequence ATGAAGACCCATATTTCAGTTGTATTCATTCTTCTTTTCATTCTTGGAAAGGCTCAGAATACGGAACAAAAAGACAATTTCGTTAAGGATAACTTTACCAAGAAGGAATTTTATATCCCCATGCGTGATGGCGTGAAACTTTTCACTGCTGTTTATATTCCTAAAGATATTTCAACCAAGAACAAATATCCGTTTCTAATGCAGAGAACGTGCTATAGCATTGCTCCTTATGATGAAAATGAATACAAAACCAAAGTGGGCCCTAACACCTATCTGATGAAAGACAAATACATTTTTGTGTATCAGGATGTACGTGGAAGATATATGAGCGAAGGAACTTTCACCAATATGACTCCACAGGTAGAACGTAAAACTAAAAAAGATGTTGACGAAAGTACAGATACCTATGATACTATAGACTGGCTTTTAAAAAACGTTAAAGATAACAATGGTAAGGTAGGACAATTCGGAACTTCTTATCCCGGGTTCTATACAGCTGTAGGAACATTAGCACAGCACCCGGCCTTGGTTGCTTCTTCACCGCAAGCTCCTATTTCTGATTTCTGGAATGATGATTTTCTTCACAACGGAAGATTTATGCTGGGATATTTCAGAACATTCCCTGTTTTTGGAGTTCAGAAAACAAAACCAGAGCAAAAGGCTTGGTATATGGATTCCTTCATTAAACAAACTTCTGAAGATGGTCTAAAATTCTACAGAGACATGGGAACCCTGAAAGATGGCTATGAAAAGTACTATAAAAATAATTTCTTCATGACGGAAATTATGAATCATACCAATTATGATGAATTCTGGCAAAAAAGAGGACTGCTTCCACATCTTAAGAATATCAACCACGCAGTAATGACTGTTGGAGGCTGGTTTGATGCGGAAGATCTTTCCGGACCTTTAAATATCTACAAAACGATTGAGAAAACAAGTCCAAAGGCTAAAAATACGATTGTAATGGGCCCGTTCTCTCATGGTGGATGGTCTCAGGAACAAGGTAAGCATTTTCACAGTGAGACTTATTTTGGAGACAGTATTGCAACGTATTACCAGAAAAATGTAGAAACAAAATTCTTCAATCATTATCTGAAAGGAAATACTAAAGAAGATGCCGGGCTTCCTGAAGCTTTGATGTATGATACCGGAGCAAAACAATGGAAAGAGTTTACCTCTTATCCTCCTAAAAATGCTCAGAAAGTAAATTTCTATCTTTCTGATAAAACATTAAAAAATACTTCAGGACAAGGATATTCAGAATATTATAGTGATCCTAATAATCCGGTTTTAAGTTCTGACCATTTAAAGGATTTCAATGGTTTTACTCCTAAAAATTATATGTCGGAAGATCAGAGATTTGCTGTAGGAAGGCCTGATGTATTAACGTTTACAACCGATGTATTGACAGAAGATATGACTTTTGCAGGAGAAATTATGGCAAAATTGAATATTTCGTCATCTTCTACAGATGCAGACTTTGCGGTAAAACTAATTGATGTTTATCCCGAAGATTTCAAACCGGCTGAAAAAAAAGACGGTGTGATTTATGGAAACTATCATCAAATGGTAAGAAGTGAGATTATGCCTGCAAGATTCAGAAATACCAAAGAGAAAGGAGAAGCATTAGTTCCTGATCAGAAAACAGCGGTAAACTTCAGGCTTCAGGATGTGGTTCATACCTTCAAAAAAGGACATAAAATCCAGATTCAGATCAGCAGTACTTGGTTTCCATTATTTGCTTTAAATCCTCAGAAATTCATGGATAATCCAAATTTTGCTTCTAAGGAAGATTATACCAAAGCATTTATTAAAATATACGGTGACAGTTCTATTGAGGCTGAAATCTTAAAATAA
- a CDS encoding BON domain-containing protein yields the protein MKKTIAMAALAVAVSFGAVSCKKKVSDAELQTQATTVVTSNPNASVEVKEGVAHLSGTFADQQSKDAMIAQLKAIKGVKEVMDMSKVEVAPAPVETKSAVDPAVQKKVQDAVKDFPTVKVEVINDELTLTGNVSKEQAKKIKQSVDALKVGKVKFNYTVK from the coding sequence ATGAAAAAAACTATCGCAATGGCTGCATTAGCTGTAGCTGTATCTTTCGGGGCAGTTTCTTGTAAGAAAAAAGTTTCTGATGCCGAACTTCAGACTCAGGCTACCACTGTAGTAACTTCTAATCCCAATGCTTCTGTTGAAGTAAAAGAAGGTGTGGCTCACTTAAGCGGAACTTTCGCGGATCAACAATCTAAAGATGCAATGATTGCACAATTAAAAGCAATTAAGGGAGTAAAAGAGGTAATGGATATGTCTAAAGTTGAAGTAGCTCCAGCACCTGTTGAAACTAAATCTGCTGTAGATCCAGCTGTTCAGAAAAAAGTTCAGGATGCAGTAAAAGATTTCCCTACAGTAAAAGTAGAAGTTATCAATGACGAGCTTACTCTTACAGGAAATGTTTCTAAAGAACAGGCTAAGAAAATTAAGCAGTCTGTAGATGCGTTAAAAGTTGGTAAAGTAAAATTTAACTACACAGTAAAATAA
- a CDS encoding tyrosine-protein phosphatase, whose translation MNTFIKISVVTISLFCIFSCKTQHFERPEYGKNQTEKVIKIKKVHNFRAVGNIKNTEGRSLKEGMFYRSAHLHKLKEKSFDEFEKLGITEIIDLRNSKEIFESPDHLPNGITYKKYSAFEDEGDQLSQARKLVLKGKVNASDADKRMIDFYREYVTENPEIIKTIITEILESEKPVLYHCTAGKDRTGIVTALLLTILKFDKETIYNEYLLSNNFRKPLIEKRLRLANNLHFLYPKMDLQVLEKLSWVEKRYLDAAFGAIDKKYGSIDAYIQQVLGISEVKREGYIQKFTL comes from the coding sequence TTGAATACATTCATCAAAATATCGGTTGTCACTATTTCATTATTCTGTATTTTCTCATGCAAAACACAGCATTTTGAGCGCCCTGAATATGGTAAAAACCAAACGGAAAAGGTGATTAAGATTAAAAAGGTTCATAACTTCCGGGCAGTTGGCAATATTAAAAATACCGAAGGACGATCTTTAAAAGAAGGAATGTTCTACAGAAGTGCTCATCTTCATAAACTTAAAGAGAAATCTTTTGATGAGTTTGAAAAATTAGGCATTACAGAAATTATAGATTTAAGGAATTCAAAAGAGATTTTTGAGAGCCCTGATCATTTGCCGAATGGAATTACGTATAAAAAATATTCAGCATTTGAAGATGAAGGAGATCAGTTGTCACAGGCAAGAAAACTTGTGCTGAAAGGAAAGGTAAATGCTTCTGATGCAGACAAAAGAATGATTGATTTTTATCGTGAATATGTTACCGAAAATCCGGAAATCATAAAAACCATCATTACAGAGATCCTGGAATCTGAGAAACCTGTTCTTTATCATTGTACAGCAGGTAAGGATAGAACCGGGATTGTAACCGCTTTACTCCTTACAATATTGAAATTTGATAAAGAAACCATCTATAATGAATATCTTTTGTCCAACAATTTTCGAAAGCCTTTGATAGAGAAAAGACTTCGATTAGCAAATAACCTTCATTTCCTGTATCCGAAGATGGATTTACAGGTTTTGGAGAAGTTAAGTTGGGTAGAAAAAAGATACCTTGATGCAGCTTTTGGAGCGATTGATAAAAAATATGGTTCTATTGATGCTTATATTCAACAGGTATTAGGTATTTCTGAAGTCAAAAGAGAGGGATATATTCAAAAGTTTACCCTCTGA
- a CDS encoding SH3 domain-containing protein, producing the protein MSTLQDKYSGVVSAAQSAGISNLQVQEQDGILYVSGDASNTAAKDAVWNALGAIDSTYSASDINIDVQVAGLASGASLTVATDESNLNIRQEPSTEAAVVGKAAKGSAVTLIEQTSDDWWKVKTADGQEGYAYSRYLRA; encoded by the coding sequence ATGAGCACATTACAAGATAAATATTCAGGCGTAGTTTCAGCGGCTCAGTCTGCTGGAATTTCAAATTTACAGGTTCAGGAACAAGACGGAATTTTATATGTTTCCGGAGATGCTTCCAATACAGCAGCGAAAGATGCTGTTTGGAATGCTTTAGGAGCTATTGATTCTACCTATTCTGCTTCAGATATCAATATTGATGTACAGGTTGCAGGTCTTGCTTCAGGAGCTTCTCTTACGGTAGCTACAGATGAATCTAATCTGAACATCAGACAAGAGCCTTCTACTGAAGCTGCTGTAGTAGGAAAAGCTGCAAAAGGTTCTGCTGTAACGCTAATTGAACAGACTTCTGATGACTGGTGGAAAGTAAAAACTGCTGACGGTCAGGAAGGATATGCTTACTCTAGATATTTAAGAGCATAA
- the speB gene encoding agmatinase: MKTYAGIPEENATLENSKVMLVTVPYDGTSTWGKGADKGPELFLDASENMELYDIETQTEPYLQGVYLAGEVSENSSPEAMTEAVYQKTKELLNNEGKVFTLFGGEHSVSIGSIRAVGEKFENLTVLQLDAHTDLRPEFHGSTSNHACAVFEANQKHNLVQVGIRSMDAEEAQYLPEGRVFFAHEIAHNENWVNDVLEKVSGNVYITIDLDAFDPSIAPSTGTPEPGGLQWYPTLELLRKVFEKCNVVAFDIVELMDSPMAKPTAFLAAKLYYKMLAYNDIYNNDN; the protein is encoded by the coding sequence ATGAAAACATACGCAGGAATTCCCGAGGAAAACGCAACGTTAGAGAATTCGAAAGTAATGTTGGTAACTGTTCCTTATGATGGAACTTCAACATGGGGAAAAGGAGCTGATAAAGGTCCGGAATTATTCCTAGACGCTTCTGAAAATATGGAGCTTTATGACATTGAAACACAAACTGAGCCTTACCTTCAGGGAGTATATCTGGCTGGAGAAGTTTCAGAAAATTCTAGTCCTGAAGCAATGACAGAAGCTGTTTATCAAAAAACAAAAGAGCTATTGAACAATGAAGGAAAAGTATTCACTTTATTTGGTGGTGAGCACTCTGTTTCTATTGGTTCTATTCGTGCAGTAGGTGAGAAATTTGAAAACCTTACAGTTCTTCAGTTAGATGCTCACACAGATTTACGTCCTGAGTTCCATGGTTCTACTTCTAATCACGCTTGTGCTGTGTTTGAAGCAAACCAGAAGCATAACTTAGTTCAGGTGGGAATCCGTTCTATGGATGCTGAAGAAGCTCAGTATTTACCAGAAGGTAGAGTATTCTTTGCTCATGAGATTGCTCACAACGAGAACTGGGTGAATGATGTATTGGAAAAAGTTTCAGGAAACGTATATATCACAATTGACCTTGATGCTTTCGATCCTTCTATTGCTCCATCTACAGGAACTCCTGAACCGGGTGGATTACAATGGTATCCAACATTGGAATTATTAAGAAAAGTATTTGAAAAATGTAACGTAGTGGCATTTGATATTGTAGAATTAATGGATTCTCCAATGGCTAAGCCAACAGCTTTCCTTGCGGCTAAGTTATACTATAAAATGCTTGCTTATAACGATATTTATAACAACGATAACTAA
- a CDS encoding alpha-ketoglutarate-dependent dioxygenase AlkB family protein — protein sequence MLSLFDETPDYPLSLLSYDGTVLYYGKVFSKDESDVYYDYLFNQIPWQNDEAVVFGKLILTKRKVAWFGEKAFEYTYSNRTKYAKPWTPELLKLKQKCEEVSGETYNSCLLNLYHDGSEGMAYHSDGETDLKKHGAIASLTFGAERKFLFKHKTTKEKVEIFLENGSLLIMKGTTQDNWLHRLPPTTKVKTPRVNLTFRTIEE from the coding sequence ATGCTCAGCCTATTCGACGAAACACCGGATTATCCTCTAAGCCTCTTATCTTATGATGGCACCGTTCTGTACTATGGAAAAGTGTTTTCAAAAGATGAATCTGATGTGTATTATGATTATTTATTTAATCAGATCCCATGGCAAAATGATGAGGCTGTAGTTTTCGGAAAATTAATTCTTACTAAACGGAAAGTAGCTTGGTTCGGAGAAAAAGCATTTGAATATACCTATTCCAATAGAACAAAATATGCAAAACCCTGGACGCCAGAGCTGTTGAAACTAAAACAGAAATGTGAGGAAGTTTCAGGTGAAACTTACAATTCCTGTTTACTTAATTTATACCATGACGGCAGTGAAGGAATGGCTTATCACAGTGACGGAGAAACCGATTTGAAAAAACATGGAGCCATCGCTTCCCTGACTTTCGGAGCTGAAAGAAAGTTTTTATTTAAGCATAAAACAACTAAAGAAAAGGTAGAAATATTTCTTGAAAACGGAAGTCTGCTTATTATGAAAGGAACCACTCAGGACAATTGGCTTCACAGACTTCCACCTACAACAAAAGTGAAAACCCCAAGAGTAAACCTTACTTTCAGAACGATTGAAGAATAA
- a CDS encoding TonB-dependent receptor, whose amino-acid sequence MKKILLFVFLVCNFLIAHAQRLHIDGKIFDPEKKTVENATIYLLKAKDSSIINYTATNKEGKFSLQTDEIREPSFLKIDTEKLSYSKALEKIEQSLSLGDIELEKKKVINIDEVKITVSPVKIKNDTIEFNASALKVRPDSQIDELLKQIPGVEIGNDGKITVNGKAVDQIMVNGKPFFDKDGKTALQNLPADIIKNIQFTTTKTKEEELTKRAPKSQNTTINFNIDEKKNKGLMSKILAGYGSDKRYEGNVFLNYFKGDTKISALASANNINSKSSSGDQIFDTMGRGSGQQGGGIQKFSSFGLNYNDKLGKDANLDNLSLQYTDSETETRSKASKTTLLPDSTLKTDSESSNENESRQYNFNSSVGIKLDSLTNVYIAPSFSKSETFSTGRSISSTLKDNQLLNESKNITQTKGETNTFSPNINFFRNFRKKNRSLMAMINTSITESNNNNINQSLNTFYKDSGMTTDNRDQLQKTRSQDNNYSFMAKYTEPVSDSATIGFSLQYNSKLTRDLKDFNDFDPATGQYSQYNTRLSNSMDQRINQFTPELSYYLYKKKFGLWAMVNADISDMNVNSVFNGQLYNLQKNFVLPRYSTNIRYSFKDRQSLILSNSSSFTIPDPGKMIPFKDESNPLITNTGNPDLKNTWSNETNLSFNSYNIIKNLNYYIMAGFTYRNNDVINYSKYDNSGRQIITYSNISGNKSFSFSTGLTKTFKWNDHKLRIAPRFSMNYNYNNGFINGEAYKSRAYSFNPGLNLNYEIKDIFTIKPSYSLGYSFSNYTNYNVNTVNTTNQSLKVEVTNYLFQKAFFIGNDFSYNTNSNIAPGFKKDFYFWNASVGYSFYNKQLTAKIKVYDILNQNQSVKRTITDSYFEDREDLILKRYIMFSLSMKLNKFAGKKPKKN is encoded by the coding sequence ATGAAGAAAATCTTATTATTCGTGTTTTTGGTATGCAATTTCCTGATTGCCCATGCCCAAAGACTCCATATTGATGGAAAAATATTTGATCCGGAAAAAAAAACGGTAGAAAATGCCACCATATATCTGCTAAAGGCTAAAGATTCCTCCATCATCAACTATACAGCAACCAATAAAGAAGGTAAATTCTCATTACAAACTGATGAGATAAGAGAACCTTCCTTTTTAAAAATTGATACCGAAAAATTATCTTATTCAAAGGCTCTCGAAAAAATTGAGCAGTCATTATCCCTGGGCGACATAGAACTTGAAAAAAAGAAAGTGATTAATATCGATGAGGTAAAAATCACTGTATCTCCTGTGAAAATTAAAAATGACACCATAGAATTTAATGCTTCTGCCCTTAAAGTACGACCGGACAGTCAAATAGATGAACTTTTGAAACAGATTCCGGGAGTAGAGATAGGCAATGATGGAAAAATTACAGTTAATGGAAAAGCCGTAGACCAGATTATGGTCAATGGAAAACCATTTTTTGATAAAGACGGAAAGACAGCATTACAAAATCTTCCCGCAGATATCATTAAAAACATCCAATTTACCACCACTAAAACTAAAGAAGAGGAACTGACCAAAAGAGCTCCGAAATCTCAAAACACCACCATTAATTTTAATATTGATGAGAAAAAGAACAAGGGCCTTATGTCAAAAATATTGGCGGGATATGGTTCTGATAAGCGGTATGAAGGAAATGTATTCTTAAATTATTTTAAAGGAGATACCAAAATCAGTGCTTTAGCATCCGCTAATAACATTAATTCAAAGAGCAGCTCGGGAGATCAGATCTTTGACACAATGGGACGTGGCAGCGGTCAGCAGGGAGGTGGAATTCAAAAATTCAGCAGCTTTGGACTGAATTATAATGACAAGCTTGGAAAAGATGCTAATCTTGACAACCTCAGCTTACAATATACAGATTCTGAAACAGAAACCCGTTCCAAAGCTTCAAAAACGACCCTTCTTCCCGACTCTACTCTTAAAACGGATTCTGAGAGCAGTAATGAAAATGAATCAAGGCAATATAATTTCAACAGTTCAGTAGGAATAAAACTGGATTCACTGACCAACGTTTATATAGCTCCTTCCTTTTCAAAATCAGAAACATTCAGCACAGGACGATCCATATCTTCAACTTTAAAAGATAATCAACTTTTGAATGAAAGTAAAAACATCACTCAAACTAAAGGAGAAACCAATACTTTCAGCCCCAATATTAATTTTTTCAGAAACTTCCGAAAAAAGAACAGATCACTGATGGCCATGATCAATACTTCTATTACGGAGTCTAACAATAATAACATCAATCAGTCACTGAATACTTTTTATAAAGATTCCGGGATGACTACCGACAACCGCGATCAGTTGCAGAAAACCCGTTCCCAGGATAATAATTATAGTTTTATGGCTAAGTATACGGAACCTGTCTCAGATTCTGCAACAATAGGTTTTAGTTTACAATACAACTCAAAATTAACCAGAGATCTAAAGGATTTCAATGATTTTGATCCTGCCACAGGACAGTATTCTCAATACAATACTCGTCTTTCCAACAGTATGGATCAAAGAATCAATCAATTTACCCCTGAGTTATCTTATTATCTTTATAAAAAGAAATTCGGCTTATGGGCTATGGTAAATGCTGATATCTCAGATATGAATGTAAATTCAGTTTTTAATGGGCAATTATACAACCTTCAGAAAAACTTTGTCCTTCCCAGGTATTCAACCAATATCCGATATTCTTTTAAGGATCGCCAGTCATTGATTTTATCCAACTCTTCCAGTTTCACGATTCCTGATCCCGGAAAAATGATTCCTTTTAAGGATGAATCTAATCCTTTAATTACAAATACTGGAAATCCCGATCTTAAAAATACCTGGAGCAACGAAACAAACCTATCTTTCAACAGTTATAACATCATCAAGAATCTAAACTATTATATCATGGCTGGATTCACCTATAGAAATAATGATGTTATCAATTATTCCAAATATGATAATTCAGGAAGACAGATTATTACCTACAGCAATATCAGCGGAAATAAAAGCTTTAGCTTCAGCACGGGCTTAACCAAAACGTTTAAATGGAATGACCATAAGCTAAGAATAGCTCCAAGATTCAGTATGAATTACAATTACAATAATGGATTCATCAATGGTGAAGCATATAAAAGCAGGGCCTATAGCTTCAACCCTGGGCTTAATCTGAATTATGAAATCAAAGATATTTTTACCATAAAACCCTCCTATAGTCTTGGATATAGCTTTTCAAACTATACAAACTATAATGTGAACACAGTGAACACAACCAACCAGTCTTTAAAGGTTGAAGTCACCAATTATTTGTTTCAAAAAGCTTTTTTCATCGGGAATGATTTTTCTTATAATACCAATTCAAATATTGCTCCGGGATTTAAAAAAGATTTCTACTTCTGGAATGCCAGTGTAGGATATTCATTCTACAATAAACAGCTGACTGCAAAAATAAAAGTGTATGATATACTGAATCAAAATCAAAGTGTAAAAAGAACGATTACGGATTCTTATTTTGAAGACCGTGAAGATCTGATCCTGAAACGATACATCATGTTTTCCCTTAGTATGAAACTCAATAAGTTTGCCGGTAAAAAACCTAAAAAGAACTAA
- a CDS encoding arginine decarboxylase: MKIKYSELIDQTLYFPTEEFNVSENNLLFHDVPLMDVVEQFGTPLKISYLPRISQNIQKAKSWFKEAFEKIEYKKNYTYCYCTKSSHFNFVLEEALKNDISIETSSAYDMDIVKSLYEKGKVDKNIEVICNGFKTDDYLTNISDMINSGFGNITPILDNYRELDKLTESIDSTFNIGIRIASEEEPKFEFYTSRLGIGYKDIIPYYSQKIAEHPNARLKMLHFFINTGIKDTSYYWNELYKCLRVYARLKKIAPEVDSLNIGGGFPIKTSLNFDYDYQYMVEEIVSQIKKFCEEEGVEEPNIYTEFGSFTVGESGANLYKIISQKRQNDREKWNMIDSSFMTTLPDTWAISRHFIMLPLNRWEDSYERVFLGGLTCDSDDYYNSEQHTNAIYLPVFSDTKPLYIGFFHTGAYQETIGGYGGVHHCLMPQPRHVLIQKDENGELQYEIFREKQEPEDILRLLGYK; the protein is encoded by the coding sequence ATGAAAATAAAGTACTCGGAACTTATTGATCAGACATTATATTTTCCTACGGAGGAATTTAATGTTTCTGAGAACAATTTGTTGTTTCACGACGTTCCATTGATGGACGTAGTTGAACAATTTGGCACTCCGCTAAAGATTAGCTATCTGCCGAGAATTTCTCAAAATATTCAAAAAGCCAAAAGCTGGTTTAAAGAAGCTTTTGAAAAAATTGAATATAAAAAGAATTATACCTACTGTTACTGTACAAAATCCAGTCATTTCAATTTCGTATTGGAAGAGGCACTGAAGAACGATATTTCGATAGAAACGTCTTCTGCCTATGATATGGATATTGTAAAATCTCTTTATGAGAAAGGGAAAGTAGATAAAAACATTGAGGTAATCTGTAATGGATTCAAGACTGATGACTATCTGACCAATATTTCAGATATGATCAATAGTGGTTTTGGAAACATTACTCCGATTTTGGATAATTACCGTGAACTGGATAAGCTTACAGAAAGTATAGATTCTACGTTCAATATCGGGATCAGAATCGCTTCAGAAGAAGAACCTAAGTTCGAATTTTATACCTCAAGATTAGGAATCGGATATAAAGATATCATTCCTTATTACAGCCAGAAGATCGCTGAACACCCGAATGCAAGATTGAAAATGCTTCACTTTTTCATTAATACGGGAATCAAAGATACTTCTTACTACTGGAACGAATTGTACAAATGTCTTCGTGTATATGCACGTTTGAAGAAAATCGCTCCTGAAGTGGATTCATTGAATATTGGTGGAGGTTTTCCTATCAAAACCTCTCTGAATTTTGATTACGATTACCAATATATGGTAGAGGAAATTGTTTCTCAGATCAAAAAATTCTGTGAAGAAGAAGGAGTAGAAGAACCAAACATCTATACTGAATTTGGAAGCTTTACCGTTGGAGAAAGTGGGGCAAACCTTTATAAGATCATTTCTCAGAAACGTCAGAATGACAGAGAAAAGTGGAACATGATTGATTCTTCTTTCATGACGACACTTCCTGATACATGGGCCATTTCAAGACACTTTATTATGCTTCCGTTAAACCGTTGGGAGGATAGCTATGAAAGAGTATTTTTAGGGGGATTGACGTGTGATTCAGATGATTATTATAACTCTGAACAACATACGAATGCCATTTATCTGCCTGTTTTCAGTGATACGAAGCCGTTGTATATCGGATTCTTCCATACAGGAGCTTATCAGGAAACCATCGGAGGATATGGTGGAGTACACCACTGTCTGATGCCTCAGCCAAGACACGTCCTTATTCAGAAAGATGAAAACGGTGAATTACAGTATGAAATTTTCCGTGAAAAACAGGAACCGGAAGATATATTGAGACTTTTAGGTTATAAATAA
- a CDS encoding HAD family hydrolase: protein MSLKAVLFDMDGVIVDTEPLHRKAYFKTFDELEIAVSEDLYTSFTGASTKRVCETLISQFDLSHTHEAIAGIKRSHFKDYFYNDDEFDLIPGVKNLIQHYHENDIKLILASSATMITINMVFEKFGLEKYFSGKISGADLKESKPHPEVFLLAAEMAAESVENCMVIEDSTNGILAAHRAKIFCAAYRSPHSKNQDYTLADTVVSDYEDLELDKISKYF, encoded by the coding sequence ATGTCTTTAAAAGCTGTTCTTTTCGATATGGATGGGGTAATTGTAGATACAGAACCATTGCATAGAAAAGCCTATTTCAAAACGTTTGATGAATTGGAAATTGCAGTTTCCGAAGATTTATACACTTCTTTTACCGGTGCTTCAACAAAAAGGGTTTGTGAAACATTAATCAGTCAATTTGACTTGAGTCATACACACGAAGCGATTGCAGGGATCAAAAGATCACATTTTAAAGATTATTTTTATAATGATGATGAGTTTGACCTGATTCCAGGAGTAAAAAACCTGATTCAGCATTATCACGAAAATGATATCAAGCTTATTTTAGCTTCTTCTGCAACGATGATAACCATTAATATGGTGTTTGAGAAATTCGGACTGGAAAAATATTTCAGTGGAAAGATCAGCGGTGCGGATTTAAAGGAATCCAAACCTCATCCGGAAGTTTTTCTATTGGCAGCTGAAATGGCAGCTGAATCTGTTGAAAACTGTATGGTGATTGAAGATTCTACGAATGGCATTCTGGCAGCCCACAGAGCTAAAATATTCTGTGCTGCTTATAGAAGTCCACATTCAAAAAATCAGGATTACACATTAGCTGACACTGTGGTTTCTGATTATGAAGACCTTGAACTGGATAAAATTTCAAAATATTTTTAA
- a CDS encoding bifunctional helix-turn-helix domain-containing protein/methylated-DNA--[protein]-cysteine S-methyltransferase yields the protein MSTQSQIDYNRIAKAIEYIQSNFRLQPSLEEVAENIHLSPAHFQKIFTDWAGTSPKKFLQFISLEHAKNLLKEEKASIFDTAYETGLSSTSRLHDLFVKIEGMSPAEYKNGGKSLVINYSFSESPFGNILVASTEKGICYMAFENDKETALGNLQHKFPNASFFEKQDTLQKNALSIFNKDWTKLNTIKLHLKGTDFQLKVWESLLTIPMGKLSTYGSLAEKIGNPKASRAVGTAIGSNPVAFLIPCHRVIQSTGHLGGYRWGSDRKQMIVEWESSQLYS from the coding sequence ATGTCCACACAAAGTCAAATAGATTACAACAGAATTGCTAAAGCGATAGAGTATATCCAGAGCAATTTCAGGCTTCAGCCAAGTTTGGAGGAAGTGGCAGAGAATATTCACTTGAGTCCGGCCCATTTTCAGAAGATTTTCACAGATTGGGCAGGAACAAGTCCGAAAAAATTTTTACAGTTCATTAGTCTTGAACATGCTAAAAATTTACTGAAGGAAGAAAAGGCAAGTATTTTTGATACCGCTTATGAAACGGGACTTTCCAGTACAAGCAGATTGCATGATCTGTTTGTGAAAATAGAAGGAATGTCTCCGGCAGAATATAAAAATGGTGGAAAAAGCCTTGTTATCAATTATAGTTTTTCAGAAAGTCCGTTTGGGAATATCCTGGTAGCTTCTACAGAAAAAGGAATCTGCTATATGGCTTTTGAAAACGATAAAGAAACAGCATTAGGGAATTTACAGCATAAATTTCCTAATGCTTCTTTTTTTGAAAAGCAAGATACCCTTCAGAAAAACGCCTTGTCTATATTCAATAAAGACTGGACGAAACTCAATACGATCAAACTTCATTTAAAAGGTACCGATTTTCAGTTAAAGGTTTGGGAAAGTTTATTAACCATTCCTATGGGAAAACTATCTACTTATGGCAGTTTAGCAGAAAAAATAGGGAATCCTAAAGCTTCAAGAGCAGTGGGGACGGCGATAGGCAGTAATCCTGTGGCATTTCTCATCCCTTGTCACCGTGTCATTCAGTCTACGGGACATCTCGGCGGTTACCGATGGGGAAGTGATAGAAAGCAGATGATTGTGGAGTGGGAGAGTTCACAACTTTACTCCTAA